From Streptosporangium album, the proteins below share one genomic window:
- a CDS encoding MBL fold metallo-hydrolase — translation MAQTVRPTTPPRVPERTWPRDFRDRLTSPLPMFHELVSVAWHGGFRPDIGDADRIPVHRDGLPLPAGTEAVVTWVGHATYVLQVGGLTILTDPVWARRIPGVRQRLTPPGVAWTDLPRVDAVVISHNHYDHLDAPTIRRLPRTTPIFVPAGLKPWFTRRRFRDVTELDWWESAGIGEVDFDFVPAHHWSRRSAWDTCRSLWGGWVIRDTEQTIYFAGDSGYGERFAQIGARYPGGIDLALMPVGGFDPRWFTKVSHVDPEEAVRACGDVGARRMATMHWGTFVLSGERLLAPVEQARAAWTGAGRDRADLWDLAVGESRVLRA, via the coding sequence ATGGCGCAGACAGTCCGGCCCACGACACCGCCACGCGTGCCCGAGCGGACCTGGCCACGCGATTTCAGAGATCGGCTGACCTCCCCGCTCCCCATGTTCCATGAACTCGTGTCGGTGGCATGGCACGGTGGGTTCCGGCCCGACATCGGGGACGCCGACCGGATCCCGGTCCATCGGGACGGGCTGCCCCTCCCCGCCGGGACCGAGGCGGTCGTCACCTGGGTGGGCCACGCGACCTATGTCCTGCAGGTCGGCGGGCTGACGATCCTCACCGACCCGGTCTGGGCGAGAAGGATCCCGGGCGTCCGGCAGCGGCTCACCCCACCCGGCGTCGCGTGGACGGACCTGCCCCGGGTGGACGCCGTGGTGATCAGCCACAACCACTACGACCACCTGGACGCGCCGACGATACGGCGACTGCCCAGGACGACCCCGATCTTCGTCCCCGCCGGGCTGAAGCCCTGGTTCACCCGCAGGCGGTTCCGCGACGTCACCGAGCTCGACTGGTGGGAGAGCGCCGGGATCGGCGAGGTCGATTTCGACTTCGTACCCGCCCATCACTGGAGCCGCCGCTCGGCCTGGGACACCTGCAGGTCCCTTTGGGGCGGCTGGGTGATCAGGGACACCGAGCAGACGATCTACTTCGCCGGGGACAGCGGGTACGGCGAGCGCTTCGCCCAGATCGGGGCGCGCTATCCGGGCGGCATCGACCTGGCGCTGATGCCGGTCGGGGGGTTCGATCCCCGCTGGTTCACGAAGGTCTCGCACGTCGATCCGGAGGAGGCCGTACGGGCCTGCGGCGACGTCGGGGCCCGGCGGATGGCGACCATGCACTGGGGCACGTTCGTGCTGTCGGGCGAGCGGCTGCTCGCGCCGGTGGAACAGGCCCGCGCGGCCTGGACGGGAGCCGGCCGGGACCGCGCGGACCTGTGGGATCTCGCCGTCGGCGAGTCCCGCGTCCTCAGGGCGTGA
- a CDS encoding DUF6113 family protein, translated as MAEKPSVAAVTAAAYVVLFLFGLIAGVLGGFQHAWYLGSVPISAVGWVVLLAAVCYGAGRGMGGKLPALVPGLGWLAITMIWLGGRAEGDVVIANDLSGYVYLYGGLAAILVGVLFSPSGGGAWLLAQRPYGSHPAQPGPSSSPPS; from the coding sequence GTGGCAGAGAAGCCCTCGGTGGCGGCGGTTACCGCTGCGGCGTATGTCGTGCTTTTTCTGTTCGGCCTGATCGCCGGGGTGCTCGGGGGGTTCCAGCACGCGTGGTATCTCGGGTCCGTCCCGATCTCGGCCGTCGGCTGGGTCGTCCTGCTGGCCGCGGTCTGTTACGGCGCCGGGCGGGGGATGGGAGGCAAGCTGCCCGCCCTGGTCCCCGGACTGGGCTGGCTGGCGATCACGATGATCTGGCTGGGCGGTCGTGCGGAGGGTGACGTGGTCATCGCCAACGACCTGTCGGGCTACGTCTACCTCTACGGTGGCCTGGCCGCCATCCTGGTGGGCGTCCTGTTCTCCCCCTCCGGCGGCGGGGCATGGCTGCTCGCACAGCGCCCGTACGGCTCCCACCCGGCCCAGCCGGGCCCGTCCTCGTCGCCGCCCTCCTAG
- the mshB gene encoding N-acetyl-1-D-myo-inositol-2-amino-2-deoxy-alpha-D-glucopyranoside deacetylase, with product MTDRRLLLVHAHPDDETIGSGATMAKYAAEGAHVTLVTCTLGEEGEVIPPELAHLAADRDDTLGGHRIGELAAACAALGVTDHRFLGGPGRWRDSGMMGVVSNHRGNAFWQADLDEAAGELVKVIREVRPQVLVTYDENGFYGHPDHIQAHRVSRRAFELAADPVFGEGEPWQVAKFYLTATARSTMRRTAEAIGEAGVRFLAEDTEDVPFGCADEDITTEIDGRAHLDRKIDAMRAHATQISVDPPWFALSNDIGQEVLAVEHFILDSGMPGPAGPGAPAEAGGLGEPYKREADLFAGIH from the coding sequence ATGACTGACCGTCGCCTGCTGCTCGTGCACGCCCACCCCGACGACGAGACGATCGGTAGCGGGGCGACCATGGCCAAATACGCCGCGGAGGGCGCCCACGTCACGCTGGTGACCTGCACGCTCGGCGAGGAGGGCGAGGTCATCCCGCCGGAGCTGGCCCATCTGGCCGCCGACCGCGACGACACCCTGGGCGGGCATCGCATCGGCGAGCTGGCCGCGGCCTGCGCGGCTCTCGGCGTCACCGACCACCGCTTCCTCGGCGGTCCGGGCCGCTGGCGCGACTCCGGCATGATGGGCGTCGTCTCCAACCACCGCGGCAACGCCTTCTGGCAGGCCGACCTGGACGAGGCGGCCGGCGAGCTGGTCAAGGTGATCCGCGAGGTGCGTCCCCAGGTCCTCGTCACCTACGACGAGAACGGTTTCTACGGCCACCCCGACCACATCCAGGCCCATCGCGTCTCCCGGCGGGCCTTCGAGCTGGCCGCCGACCCGGTGTTCGGGGAGGGGGAGCCGTGGCAGGTCGCCAAGTTCTACCTCACCGCGACGGCCAGGTCCACGATGCGCCGGACGGCCGAGGCGATCGGTGAGGCCGGCGTGCGGTTCCTCGCCGAGGACACCGAGGACGTGCCCTTCGGCTGCGCCGACGAGGACATCACCACCGAGATCGACGGCCGGGCCCACCTCGACCGGAAGATCGACGCGATGCGGGCGCACGCCACCCAGATCAGCGTGGACCCGCCCTGGTTCGCCCTGTCCAACGACATCGGCCAGGAGGTGCTCGCGGTGGAGCACTTCATCCTGGACTCCGGGATGCCCGGGCCCGCGGGACCCGGGGCGCCGGCCGAGGCCGGGGGGCTCGGCGAGCCGTACAAGCGTGAAGCCGACCTCTTCGCCGGGATCCACTAA
- a CDS encoding S9 family peptidase codes for MSESFPRLHARTRRFTLGVPRGFTIAPGGDRVVFLRTKGGSDPVTCLWEYDVAGGRERLIADPRALAVDEDDLPPEERARRERSREQAGGIVGYSTDSAVTTAAFALSGGLYLADLKTRSVRKLKTAGPVIDPRISPTGEHVGYVTGGALHVHDLEDEVDHVLARPESPEVTYGLAEFIAAEEMDRMRGYWWSPSGDAVLAERADVSPVGRWHIADPANPSRPAVEQRYPAAGTANAGVELFILALDGSRVPVPFQDEYLVTASWDAHALLIVTMARDQRTMRLLRVDPATGSSTLVREDTDPAWVDIVTGVPGHLSDGTLVWAASLDGGHRLIIGDEPVTPATLQVRQILDIDGDAVLFRASGEPTEIALWAYKDGRITLVSPAESGVYSGHTAGGTLVVTGQTLGDEGSVTRVIHHGKARGHIASHAERHGLDLRVSLIRAGGRDLSTAVLFPSGHVPGSVRLPVLMDPYGGPHAQRVLAASGAYLTSQWFADQGFAVIVADGRGTPGRGPEFERAVLHDLASPPLEDQVDALQGAAAQFPDDLDLSRVGIRGWSFGGFLAALAVLRRPDVFHAAIAGAPVTDWRLYDTCYTERYLGLPGDGHYDSSSLFADAEKLDRPLLLIHGLADDNVVAAHTLRLSSALLAAGRPHNVLPLSGVTHMTPQEVVAENLLLLQVDFLKKSLGASSI; via the coding sequence ATGAGTGAGAGTTTCCCTCGTCTGCACGCCAGGACCCGCCGTTTCACCCTCGGGGTGCCGCGCGGCTTCACCATCGCGCCGGGCGGCGATCGCGTCGTCTTCCTGCGGACGAAGGGCGGTTCCGACCCGGTCACCTGCCTGTGGGAGTACGACGTCGCCGGCGGCAGGGAGCGGCTGATCGCCGACCCGCGCGCGCTGGCCGTGGACGAGGACGACCTGCCGCCCGAGGAGCGGGCACGCCGTGAGCGCAGCCGGGAGCAGGCGGGCGGCATCGTCGGCTACAGCACCGACTCCGCGGTGACCACGGCGGCCTTCGCGCTCTCCGGCGGTCTCTACCTCGCCGATCTGAAGACCCGGAGCGTGCGGAAGCTGAAGACGGCCGGTCCGGTGATCGACCCGCGGATCTCCCCGACCGGTGAACACGTCGGCTACGTGACCGGCGGCGCGCTCCACGTCCACGATCTCGAGGACGAGGTCGACCATGTGCTGGCCCGCCCCGAGTCGCCCGAGGTCACGTACGGCCTGGCCGAGTTCATCGCCGCCGAGGAGATGGACCGCATGCGGGGCTACTGGTGGTCTCCGTCCGGTGACGCGGTGCTGGCCGAGCGGGCCGACGTGTCGCCGGTCGGCAGGTGGCACATCGCCGACCCGGCCAACCCCTCCCGGCCCGCCGTCGAGCAGCGCTACCCCGCCGCGGGCACCGCGAACGCCGGGGTCGAGCTCTTCATCCTGGCCCTGGACGGCTCCCGCGTCCCCGTCCCCTTTCAGGACGAATACCTGGTCACCGCCTCCTGGGACGCCCACGCCCTGCTGATCGTCACCATGGCGCGCGACCAGCGGACCATGCGCCTGCTGCGGGTCGACCCCGCCACGGGGAGCTCCACGCTCGTCCGCGAGGACACCGACCCCGCCTGGGTGGACATCGTCACCGGCGTGCCCGGCCACCTGTCCGACGGCACCCTGGTCTGGGCCGCGAGCCTCGACGGGGGACACCGCCTGATCATCGGCGACGAGCCCGTCACGCCGGCCACGCTCCAGGTCCGGCAGATCCTCGACATCGACGGCGACGCGGTGCTCTTCCGGGCCAGCGGCGAGCCCACCGAGATCGCCCTGTGGGCCTACAAGGACGGCCGGATCACCCTGGTCAGCCCGGCCGAGAGCGGCGTCTACAGCGGCCACACGGCAGGCGGAACACTGGTGGTCACCGGCCAGACCCTCGGCGACGAGGGGTCGGTGACCCGCGTGATCCATCACGGCAAGGCGCGCGGCCACATCGCCTCCCACGCCGAGCGGCACGGTCTGGACCTGCGGGTCTCACTGATCCGCGCGGGCGGGCGCGACCTGTCCACCGCCGTGCTGTTCCCGTCGGGCCACGTGCCCGGCTCGGTGCGGCTGCCGGTCCTCATGGACCCCTACGGCGGACCGCACGCCCAGCGCGTGCTGGCCGCCTCCGGCGCCTACCTGACCAGCCAGTGGTTCGCCGATCAGGGCTTCGCGGTGATCGTGGCCGACGGCCGCGGCACCCCGGGCCGCGGACCGGAGTTCGAGCGGGCCGTCCTGCACGACCTGGCCAGCCCGCCCCTGGAGGATCAGGTGGACGCCCTGCAGGGTGCCGCCGCGCAGTTCCCCGACGACCTGGACCTCTCCCGGGTCGGCATCCGCGGCTGGTCCTTCGGCGGGTTCCTGGCCGCCCTGGCCGTGCTCCGCCGCCCGGACGTCTTCCACGCGGCGATCGCCGGAGCGCCGGTGACCGACTGGCGCCTCTACGACACCTGCTACACCGAGCGCTATCTCGGCCTGCCCGGCGACGGGCACTATGACTCCTCGTCCCTGTTCGCCGACGCCGAGAAGCTGGACCGCCCGCTGCTGCTGATCCACGGCCTGGCCGACGACAACGTGGTGGCCGCCCACACCCTCCGCCTGTCCTCGGCCCTGCTGGCCGCCGGCCGGCCGCACAACGTCCTGCCGCTGTCCGGCGTCACCCACATGACCCCGCAGGAGGTCGTGGCCGAGAACCTGCTCCTGCTCCAGGTCGACTTCCTCAAGAAGTCGCTGGGAGCGTCCTCGATCTGA
- a CDS encoding gamma-glutamyltransferase family protein, with amino-acid sequence MFTTRPELTGDFGMVASTHWLASATGMSVLERGGNAFDAAVAAGFVLQVAEPHLNGPGGEVPILLWSEAEQKVSVVSGQGVAPAAATIDHFTGLGLDLVPGTGLLPATVPGAFGGWMLMLERWGTWPLADVLEAAIGYAERGIPVLDRIAGTIGAVAEMFTRDWPTSAETWLPDGRVPEAGSRLANPVLAATYRRLVAEAEAASDTREGQIAAARDIWYRGFVAETIVKFCAGTAWRDTSGEVHGGLLSAEDLAGWEATVEDPLTFDYHGYTVCKTGPWGQGPAFLQQLALLSGFDLSGMGYLSADYLHTVIECAKLAFADREAQPGVMLIEDRADPAVVEELRRRGHQVEVQDSWSLGRLSAVARDPGSPGFLRAAANPRGAQGYAAGR; translated from the coding sequence GTGTTCACGACCAGACCCGAGCTGACAGGTGATTTCGGGATGGTGGCCAGCACCCACTGGCTCGCGTCGGCCACCGGGATGAGCGTGCTGGAACGCGGCGGCAACGCCTTCGACGCGGCGGTGGCCGCCGGTTTCGTCCTGCAGGTGGCCGAGCCGCATCTCAACGGGCCCGGCGGTGAGGTGCCGATCCTGCTGTGGAGCGAGGCGGAGCAGAAGGTCTCGGTGGTCTCCGGTCAGGGAGTGGCGCCGGCCGCGGCCACGATCGACCACTTCACCGGCCTCGGACTGGACCTTGTCCCGGGCACCGGGTTGCTTCCCGCGACGGTGCCCGGCGCGTTCGGTGGCTGGATGCTCATGCTCGAACGCTGGGGCACCTGGCCGCTGGCCGATGTCCTGGAGGCGGCCATCGGATACGCGGAGCGGGGAATCCCGGTCCTGGACCGCATCGCCGGCACGATCGGAGCCGTGGCGGAGATGTTCACCCGGGACTGGCCCACCTCCGCCGAGACCTGGCTGCCGGACGGCCGCGTTCCCGAGGCCGGATCCCGGCTGGCCAACCCCGTGCTGGCCGCCACCTACCGGCGGCTGGTCGCCGAGGCCGAGGCGGCCTCCGACACTCGGGAGGGCCAGATCGCCGCCGCCCGAGACATCTGGTACCGCGGCTTCGTCGCCGAGACGATCGTGAAGTTCTGCGCCGGCACCGCCTGGCGCGACACCTCGGGCGAGGTCCACGGTGGCCTGCTCTCCGCCGAGGACCTCGCGGGCTGGGAGGCCACCGTCGAGGACCCCCTGACCTTCGACTACCACGGGTACACCGTGTGCAAGACCGGGCCGTGGGGGCAGGGGCCCGCCTTCCTGCAGCAGCTCGCGCTGCTGTCCGGGTTCGACCTGTCCGGCATGGGATATCTCAGCGCCGACTACCTCCACACGGTCATCGAGTGCGCGAAACTCGCGTTCGCCGACCGCGAGGCCCAGCCCGGCGTGATGCTGATCGAGGACCGGGCGGACCCCGCCGTCGTCGAGGAGCTGCGACGGCGGGGGCACCAGGTGGAGGTCCAGGACTCCTGGTCGCTCGGCCGCCTCAGCGCGGTCGCCAGGGATCCCGGATCTCCCGGCTTCCTGCGCGCGGCGGCCAACCCGCGAGGGGCCCAGGGCTACGCGGCAGGCCGGTAA
- a CDS encoding ABC transporter ATP-binding protein, with protein sequence MSRQILPVADEAQVRAYARRLTLKYPRDLTAALTLHGLAAVAGLAVPWLLGRLVQGVQDGTGVAVTAVALGIGGFLAAQAVLVRFAVYASSTLGEKVLAELREEFVTRVLDLPLSTVERAGSGDLITRTSRDVDSLSRTVRRAVPETMIALVTCVITVGALLLVGPLLVLPSLLAVPVLLISTRWYLKRARDGYLRESAAYADMTDGLAETVSGARAVEALGLQDRRHRRTDDDIARSWAAERYTLGLRTVWFPAVELGYVIPIVATLVIGGAFYIQDWVSLAQVTAATLYVQQLIDPLDRLLMWVDELQVGGASMARLLGVAEVPDDREAGSEIPDGEELRAADVRYAYREGHDVLHGIDLVIKPGERLAMVGPSGAGKSTLGRLLAGIHGPRTGAVTVGDIPLVELPLDDLRGHVALVTQEHHVFRGTLRDNVLIARPEADDSQVRAALSAVDAWEWVEVLPGGLDTSVGSGGEPVSAAQAQQLALARLVLADPHTLVLDEATSLIDPRAARNLERSLAAVLDGRTVIAIAHRLYTAHDADRVAVVEDGRISELGSHDELVATEGSYAALWSSWHGTAK encoded by the coding sequence GTGAGCAGGCAGATACTTCCTGTCGCCGACGAGGCGCAGGTCCGGGCGTATGCCCGCAGGCTCACGCTGAAGTATCCCCGGGATCTGACGGCCGCGCTCACCCTGCACGGCCTCGCCGCCGTGGCGGGCCTGGCGGTGCCCTGGCTGCTGGGCCGGCTGGTCCAGGGCGTCCAGGACGGCACCGGGGTCGCCGTCACGGCGGTCGCGCTGGGCATCGGCGGCTTCCTGGCCGCGCAGGCGGTGCTGGTCAGGTTCGCCGTCTACGCCTCCTCCACACTCGGTGAGAAGGTCCTCGCCGAGCTGCGCGAGGAGTTCGTCACCCGCGTGCTCGACCTGCCGCTGTCCACGGTGGAGCGCGCCGGATCGGGAGACCTGATCACCCGGACCTCGCGCGACGTGGACTCGCTGTCGCGCACCGTGCGGCGTGCCGTCCCCGAGACGATGATCGCGCTGGTCACCTGCGTGATCACCGTCGGCGCGCTGCTGCTCGTGGGGCCGCTGCTCGTGCTGCCGTCGCTGCTGGCCGTGCCGGTCCTCCTGATCTCCACCCGGTGGTACCTCAAGCGGGCCCGCGACGGCTACCTGCGCGAGAGCGCCGCCTACGCGGACATGACCGACGGCCTGGCCGAGACGGTCTCCGGCGCCCGCGCCGTGGAGGCGCTGGGCCTGCAGGATCGGCGGCACCGCCGTACCGACGACGACATCGCCCGGTCGTGGGCGGCCGAGCGCTACACCCTCGGGCTGCGCACGGTCTGGTTCCCGGCGGTCGAGCTCGGCTACGTGATCCCGATCGTGGCCACGCTGGTCATCGGCGGCGCGTTCTACATCCAGGACTGGGTCTCGCTGGCCCAGGTGACCGCGGCCACGCTGTACGTGCAGCAGCTCATCGACCCGCTCGACCGGCTGCTCATGTGGGTCGACGAGCTCCAGGTCGGCGGGGCCTCCATGGCCCGCCTGCTGGGGGTCGCCGAGGTGCCCGACGACCGCGAGGCCGGCTCGGAGATCCCCGACGGGGAGGAACTGCGGGCCGCCGACGTCCGCTACGCCTACCGCGAGGGCCATGACGTGCTGCACGGCATCGACCTGGTGATCAAGCCGGGGGAGCGGCTGGCCATGGTCGGCCCGTCCGGCGCGGGCAAGTCCACGCTGGGCCGCCTGCTCGCGGGCATCCACGGCCCGCGCACCGGCGCGGTCACGGTCGGCGACATCCCGCTCGTCGAGCTCCCGCTGGACGACCTGCGCGGCCATGTCGCCCTGGTGACCCAGGAGCACCACGTGTTCCGGGGCACCCTGCGCGACAACGTGCTGATCGCCCGCCCGGAGGCCGACGACTCCCAGGTCCGTGCGGCGCTCTCGGCCGTGGACGCCTGGGAGTGGGTGGAGGTGCTGCCCGGCGGCCTGGACACGTCGGTCGGCTCCGGCGGCGAGCCGGTCTCGGCCGCCCAGGCGCAGCAGCTCGCCCTGGCCCGGCTGGTCCTGGCCGACCCGCACACCCTGGTCCTGGACGAGGCGACCTCGCTCATCGACCCTCGGGCCGCGCGCAACCTGGAGCGGTCGCTGGCCGCCGTCCTCGACGGCCGCACCGTGATCGCCATCGCCCACCGCCTCTACACGGCGCACGACGCCGACCGGGTCGCGGTGGTCGAGGACGGCCGGATCAGCGAGCTCGGCTCCCACGACGAACTCGTCGCCACCGAGGGCTCCTACGCGGCGCTGTGGAGCAGCTGGCACGGCACCGCGAAGTGA
- a CDS encoding ABC transporter transmembrane domain-containing protein gives MRSLPVADPGVPDARSPVRYLRWVARMQAGSLLLGAAYATLWWLAMALVPAAMGKGIDAITAKDMPGLATWGAVLLGLGIVQATAGILRHRMAVYNWLSGAYRTVQVTVRHATRLGATLPKRMSTGEVVSVGNSDIAHIGNAMDILLRGSGAVVAIVTVTVILIGTSLPLGLTVLIGVPVMALAVVPLLRPLHRRQHAHRDLQGDLSTRGADIVAGLRVLRGIGGEQVFADRYTEESQQVRHAGVRVASVESMLEGAQILLPGLLIAGVTWLGATFATRGEITVGQLVAFYGYAVFLVAPLRTLIEAADKLTKGHVAARRVVRILTLEPEVRGGAAHSAGGLLRDIASGVAVHPGVFTAIAAAAPEEAVTIADRLGRYGDGDVDFGDVPLDTLPIAEVRRRILVADNGATLFAGVLRDELDVSGEASAEDIADALYVACAQDIVEALPDGLDGHVAESGREFSGGQQQRLRLARALIADPEVLILIEPTSAVDAHSEARIADRLAKARAGRTTLVCTTSPLVLDRADRVIYVEEGLVRAQGTHRELLATTPAYTAVVTRGEDL, from the coding sequence ATGCGCTCCCTACCTGTCGCCGATCCCGGCGTTCCCGATGCCCGCAGCCCGGTCCGATACCTGCGCTGGGTCGCCCGCATGCAGGCGGGCTCCCTTCTTCTCGGCGCCGCCTACGCCACCCTCTGGTGGCTCGCGATGGCGCTCGTGCCCGCGGCGATGGGAAAGGGCATCGACGCCATCACGGCCAAGGACATGCCCGGTCTCGCCACCTGGGGCGCGGTGCTGCTCGGCCTGGGGATCGTGCAGGCCACCGCCGGCATCCTCCGGCACCGGATGGCCGTCTACAACTGGCTGAGCGGCGCCTACCGGACCGTCCAGGTCACCGTCAGGCACGCCACCCGGCTGGGTGCGACGCTGCCCAAGCGCATGTCCACCGGCGAGGTGGTCAGCGTCGGCAACTCCGACATCGCCCACATCGGCAACGCGATGGACATCCTGCTCCGCGGCAGCGGCGCGGTCGTCGCCATCGTCACCGTGACCGTCATCCTGATCGGGACCTCGCTGCCGCTCGGCCTCACGGTGCTCATCGGCGTGCCGGTCATGGCTCTCGCCGTCGTCCCCCTGCTCCGGCCGCTGCACCGGCGCCAGCACGCCCACCGCGACCTCCAGGGTGACCTGTCCACCCGCGGTGCCGACATCGTCGCCGGCCTGCGAGTGCTGCGCGGCATCGGCGGCGAGCAGGTCTTCGCCGACCGTTACACCGAGGAGTCCCAGCAGGTACGGCACGCGGGCGTGCGCGTCGCCTCGGTCGAGTCGATGCTGGAGGGCGCGCAGATCCTGCTGCCCGGCCTGCTGATCGCCGGTGTGACCTGGCTGGGCGCGACCTTCGCGACCCGGGGTGAGATCACCGTCGGCCAGCTCGTCGCCTTCTACGGCTACGCGGTCTTCCTGGTCGCCCCCCTGCGGACGCTCATCGAGGCGGCCGACAAGCTGACCAAGGGACATGTCGCCGCCCGCCGGGTGGTCCGGATCCTCACCCTGGAACCGGAGGTCCGCGGCGGCGCCGCGCACTCCGCCGGAGGACTGCTGCGCGACATCGCCTCCGGAGTCGCGGTCCACCCCGGCGTGTTCACCGCCATCGCGGCGGCCGCGCCCGAGGAGGCCGTCACGATCGCCGACCGGCTCGGCCGCTACGGCGACGGCGACGTGGACTTCGGCGACGTGCCGCTGGACACCCTGCCGATCGCCGAGGTCCGCCGGCGGATCCTGGTGGCCGACAACGGCGCGACGCTGTTCGCCGGCGTGCTCAGAGACGAGCTGGACGTCTCCGGAGAGGCCTCCGCCGAGGACATCGCCGACGCGCTGTACGTCGCGTGCGCGCAGGACATCGTCGAGGCGCTGCCCGACGGCCTCGACGGGCATGTCGCCGAGTCGGGCCGGGAGTTCTCCGGCGGCCAGCAGCAGCGGCTCCGGCTCGCCCGGGCGCTGATCGCCGACCCGGAGGTGCTCATCCTCATCGAGCCCACCAGCGCGGTGGACGCCCACAGCGAGGCGCGCATCGCCGACCGGCTGGCCAAGGCGCGCGCGGGCAGGACCACGCTGGTCTGCACGACCAGCCCGCTGGTCCTCGACCGCGCCGACCGGGTGATCTACGTCGAGGAGGGTCTCGTGCGCGCCCAGGGAACGCACCGGGAGCTGCTGGCCACCACGCCGGCCTACACCGCCGTGGTCACCAGAGGGGAAGACTTGTGA
- a CDS encoding RNA polymerase subunit sigma-70: MSDTAQLASDAGSRDPAVGLRAVRALRMLVDRLEALQVENARDQGWSWQEIAHCLEVTRQAVHKKYAGGRGLLRREK; encoded by the coding sequence ATGAGCGATACGGCGCAGCTGGCCTCCGACGCCGGCAGCCGCGATCCGGCCGTGGGCCTACGGGCCGTACGGGCGCTGCGGATGCTGGTGGATCGGCTGGAGGCCCTACAGGTGGAGAACGCCAGGGACCAGGGCTGGTCCTGGCAGGAGATCGCGCACTGCCTGGAAGTCACCCGGCAGGCGGTGCACAAGAAGTACGCGGGCGGCCGAGGTTTGCTGAGACGGGAGAAATAA
- a CDS encoding Clp protease N-terminal domain-containing protein — MADLIPRTSKDALDADALETIGIDLSVIREKVEAAFGPGALDRPPLRDHRGGLVSGRHLSFSSRAKKVLELSLREALALKHKYIGDGHILLGLLREGEGLASRVLADAGVDSAVLRQEVVRELGTRRTPG, encoded by the coding sequence GTGGCGGACCTCATCCCGCGCACATCGAAGGACGCGCTCGACGCGGACGCGCTGGAGACGATCGGCATCGACCTGTCCGTCATCAGGGAGAAGGTCGAGGCCGCCTTCGGCCCCGGCGCCCTGGACCGGCCGCCGCTGCGCGACCACCGGGGCGGGCTGGTCAGCGGACGGCATCTCTCCTTCTCCTCCCGGGCGAAGAAGGTCCTGGAACTCTCCCTGCGGGAGGCCCTCGCCCTCAAACACAAATACATCGGGGACGGCCACATCCTGCTGGGACTGCTCCGCGAAGGGGAGGGGCTGGCCTCGCGCGTCCTCGCCGACGCGGGCGTCGACTCCGCGGTCCTGCGCCAGGAGGTCGTCCGGGAACTCGGCACGCGGCGGACCCCCGGATAG
- a CDS encoding succinate dehydrogenase/fumarate reductase iron-sulfur subunit, translated as MNLTLRVWRQKSPEDKGRMVTYRVEDVSPDMSFLEMLDVLNERLILEGDDPVAFDHDCREGICGMCGMVINGVAHGEQVATTTCQLHMRHFEDNAVITIEPWRAAPFPVVKDLVVDRSAFDRIIQAGGFVSVPAGSAPDAHSLPVKKVDADAAFDAATCIGCGACVAACPNGSASLFTAAKITHLSLLPQGQPERDSRARAMVEQMDAEGFGGCTNTGECTAVCPKGIPLDTIAQMNRDYLKASK; from the coding sequence GTGAATCTCACTCTCAGGGTCTGGCGCCAGAAGAGCCCCGAGGACAAGGGCCGGATGGTCACCTACCGCGTCGAGGACGTGTCTCCCGACATGTCCTTCCTGGAGATGCTCGACGTGCTCAACGAGCGTCTCATCCTGGAGGGCGACGACCCGGTCGCCTTCGACCACGACTGCCGCGAGGGCATCTGCGGCATGTGCGGCATGGTCATCAACGGTGTCGCGCACGGCGAGCAGGTGGCCACCACCACCTGCCAGCTCCACATGCGGCACTTCGAGGACAACGCGGTCATCACCATCGAGCCGTGGCGCGCCGCGCCCTTCCCGGTGGTGAAGGACCTGGTCGTGGACCGCTCGGCGTTCGACCGGATCATCCAGGCGGGCGGTTTCGTCTCCGTCCCGGCCGGATCGGCCCCCGACGCGCACAGCCTCCCGGTCAAGAAGGTCGACGCCGACGCGGCGTTCGACGCGGCCACCTGCATCGGCTGCGGCGCGTGCGTCGCCGCCTGCCCGAACGGGTCGGCCTCCCTCTTCACCGCGGCCAAGATCACCCACCTCAGCCTCCTCCCGCAGGGCCAGCCCGAGCGCGACTCCCGCGCCAGGGCCATGGTCGAGCAGATGGACGCCGAGGGCTTCGGCGGCTGCACCAACACCGGCGAGTGCACCGCGGTCTGCCCCAAGGGCATCCCGCTGGACACCATCGCCCAGATGAACCGCGACTACCTCAAGGCCTCCAAGTAG